A segment of the Halovivax limisalsi genome:
TCCGGCGTGTCTGTCTGCGATCGCGAACGCCTTCGCGGATCGGCTGGACGCGGACGACACACTCGGCGGCGTCGCGCTCGGCGGCGTCCCGCTGGCGGCGGCGACGAGCGTCGCCGCGGACGTCCCCTACGTCATCGCGCGCAAGCAGCGCAAGGAGTACGGGACGGGGAACCTGATCGAGGGCCGCCTGGAGGAAGGCGAGTCGGTCGTCGTGGTCGAGGACATCGTGACGACGGGAACCAGCCTGGTCGAGGCCGTCGAGGCGCTCCGCGAAGCGGGCGCGACGGTCGAGCGCGCGCTCGTCGTCGTCGACCGCGAGGAGGGCGGCCGAGAGGCGGTCGAGGAGGCCGGCGTCGAAATGGAGGCCCTCGTCACGGCCAGCGAGTTACTCGCCGACGCCGACCGCCAGTAGGTGTCACAGCAGTTCTCCCGCGGGACGTCCGACGGCCTCGCCGACGGTCCGAACACCGATCGGATCGCGCGTCGGTCGCCCGGCCTGCGGACGGCACCAAAATGTTTTTAAGTCGGTCGGAATTACGCGTAGTCACGATGGTAGGTGTCCGCTTTACAGGGCCGTTCGCCCGCTTCTAACTCACCTACCGTCCGCTGTGTCGCAATCCGCGTCGCAGTGGGCGGTCCGCGCGGACGCCGATCCGGGCTTCTCACCGAAGTACCACACCGATACGTCCCATGTCAGCATCAGATTCACAGCCACAGATAGCGGTCGTACTGCCAGACGGATCAGAGCTCTCGGTCGACCCCGGCGCGACCGTCGAGGACTGCGCCTACGAGATCGGTCCCGGCCTCGGGCGCGACACCGTCGCCGGCAAACTCGACGGCGAGCTCGTCGCCAAGGAGGAGCCGGTCTACGACGGAGCGGCCCTCGAGATCGTCACCGAGGGGTCCGACGAGTACCTCCGGGTCATGCGCCACTCCGCCGCCCACGCGCTGGCCCAGGCCGTCGAGCGCCGCTTCGGCGAGGACGTCCAGCTCGCCATCGGTCCGCCGACCGACGACGGCTTCTACTACGACTTCGACGAGCTCGACGTCGACGAGGACGACCTCCCCGAACTCGAGGCCGAGATCGAGAAGATCGTCGACGCAGACTACGACATCGAACGCGAGGAGGTCTCGATCGCGGCGGCCGAGGAGCGCCTGGCCGACGAGCCCTACAAGCTCGAACTCCTCGAGGAACTGGCCGACGAGGGCGAGACGGTCACCTTCTACCGCCAGGGCGAGTGGGAGGACCTCTGTGCCGGCCCGCACGTCGACTCGACGGGCGAGATCGGCGCCGTGAAACTCCTCGAGATCGCCGGCGCCTACTGGCGCGGCGACGAGGACAACCCGATGCAGACCCGCATCTACGGTACCGCCTTCGAGAGCGAGAGCGACCTCGAGGACTTCCTGGAACGCCGCGAGGAGGCCAAAGAGCGCGACCACCGCAAGATCGGCCGCGAGATGGACCTCTTCTCGATCCAGGACGTCACGGGTCCCGGCCTCCCGCTGTATCACCCGCCGGGCAAGCGCATCCTGCGCGAACTCTCGGGCTTCGTCGAGGAACTCAACGAGGACGCGGGCTACGAGTACGTCGAGACGCCCCACCTCTTCAAGACCGACCTCTGGAAGCAGTCGGGCCACTACGACAACTACCGGGAGGACATGTTCGTCTTCGAACTCGGCGACGACGAGTTCGGTCTGAAGCCGATGAACTGTCCGGGTCACGCCTCGATCTTCGAGGACCACTCCTGGAGTTACCGCGACCTGCCCGTCCGGTACGCCGAGAACGGCAAGGTCTACCGCAAGGAACAGCGGGGCGAACTCTCCGGGCTCTCGCGCGTCTGGGCGTTCACGATCGACGACGGCCACCTCTTCGTCCGCCCGGACCAGATCGAAGCCGAGGTCGAGGCGATCATGGACGCCATCGACGAGGTGCTCTCGACGTTCGATCTCGAGTACGAGGTGGCGCTGGCCACGCGCCCCGAGAAGTCCGTCGGCAGCGACGAGATCTGGGAGCGCGCCGAGTCCCAGCTCGAGTCCGTCCTCGAACGTCGGAAGATGGACTACGACCTGGAGGCCGGCGACGGCGCCTTCTACGGCCCGAAAATCGACTTCGCCTTCGAGGACGCGATCGGACGCAGCTGGGACGGCCCGACCGTCCAGCTGGACTTCAACATGCCCGAGCGCTTCGACCTGTCCTACGTCGGCGAGGACAACGAGGAACACCGGCCCGTCATGATCCACCGCGCGCTCTACGGCAGCTACGAGCGCTTCTTCATGATGCTCATCGAGCACTACGAAGGCAACTTCCCGTTCTGGCTCGCGCCCGAACAGGTGCGCGTGCTCCCCATCTCAGACGACAATCTGGGCTACGCCCACCGGGTCGCCAACGAGTTCGAGGAGTTCCGCGTCGAGGTCGACCACTCCGACGCCACGCTCGGCCGAAAGATCCGCGCCGCCCACGACGACCGCGTCCCCTACCAGATCATCGTCGGCGACGACGAGGCGGCCGAGGGGACGATCTCGGTCCGGGATCGTTTCGAGGACCAGGAGGAGGACGTCGCGATCGAGGACTTCCGCTCACATCTCGTAGGGGAGCGCGACGAGAAACGGACGGAGCCGGACTTCTTGCAGGACTGAGACAGTGTCCCGCTGGGGTGAGCCACATCCCGCCATCCACGTCAGCGCGAGCGGCCGGAGCCGGCAGAGAATTCCTGCACGGCGGTCTGGACAGCGACGCGGCCACAACCGCCGATCGGTTGGCTGTGTCGGCCCTCTCAGAGTGGCCAGCCTCCCACTTCGCTCAGAAAAGCGGACCGGTTGGTCCGGTCGCTACGCGGGCCCGCGGAGGGTTGCGGGGCCGGTGAGCGCGAGACCAGCAGTCGACGACGAACACGCCTGACGCTGGAGCGTCGCCGTCGAGCCGTCGGCGGGCCCGACGAACCGCTCACAGACCTGGGAACCGTCCGCAGCCGTGGCGGTGAGTTCGATCTCGTACTCGTCGCCGTCGGCGTAATACTCGTAGGGCGACTCGGACCCGGACGTGGCGCTGAACTCGGCCATAATCGATCCGGTGTCGAGATTCGTCACCGTCACGGTCGCGCTCTGGGCGTCGGCGACGGCCCAGTCGATGCCGAATTCCGCGTAGCCGTAGGTACCGGTGGTGCTCTCGTCGGTCACCTCGAAGGTCTCGATCGACGGCGCGTCGCCGACATCGCCCTCGACGGTGACGGTCTGGGCGGGCCCGTCGCCCACGCGGATCGACCGTTCGCCGGGGTTGTCGAGCGTCAGCGTAACCGCGGCGGTCGTGCCGGACGATACGGGGCCCTGGACGTCGATGGTATCGACCTGCTGACCGTCGACGTACACCGGAATGGATCCGCTCTCGTCTGCGTCGGTGTACAGCGCTTCGACGGTAACCTCGTCACCGGGAGCGACGGACGCGTTGGGGACGATGGTCCCGAACAACCGAATCGTCGACTGGCCAACGGAACTCTCCATTGGCTGTTCGACGCCACCATCGACGATTCGGACCGATTCGGATCCGTTCGCGCTCGTGTCGAAGTTGTAGAAACGGTAGCTGGAGTCGGTCGTATTCCGATACCGAATCTGGTAGGAGCCGCTGAGTTCGAGTCCCGGCTGGCTACCGGGGACGAACTCGCCGTCAGTAGTCGTCTGGTCCTCGACCTCAAACCGCTGATTGTCGGTATCGAGGGCCGGTTTCACCGTGACGGCGAGGGTCCTGTTGGCGACCGGTTGGCCATTCTCGTCGACGACATCGATCGTCACTGGCTCCGCGTCGGTCGGTAACTGACCAGGTGCCTCGGCAGTGCCAAGGGCGTGCAGGTCCGGGATGCCGTCTCGCGGGAATGACTCCCCGCCACTGGCTTCCTGAAGAAAGCCAACGCTGTAGTTGTTCCAGCCGGTCTTGCGGTCGAAGATCGAGTTCTGAACGCCGGTGACGACGTCTGTCGACCACGTAGTCGCGTTCGGATACGTGTAGCTGTGAACCCCGAAGATTGGGTCGCTGTCTATCAGACCAGTTTCGGGATGGAGATTACTCGCGTTGAACTGCACAAACGGCTCCCAAACCGAACTGGTGAACACGACCCCAGAGTCCACTGCTACTTGCGGAAGGGTTCCAGAGACGGTCTCCGTCTGTGTGAAGTCGTACTTCTCGGGATTGTTGTCGTAGGCCGGCCGGTTTTCGCCCTCGACGTAGGTCGCGTAGAAGTTGTCGAGGGACTCGCCGGTGACCGCTTCGTAGGCGGCGGTGAGGTTCTCTCCATCGTTCAGCCGGGCGAAGACGTCCTCAAACGACCGCTGGCCGTCAGTCGCCTCGATGACGCGGCTGTCGATGGCGTTGATCACGTCCGACCCGTGCGTGTAATCCGGCCCCCCTATACCTGACCACTCGCCGTTTACCAGATCGACCGGGTTGCCGGGGTTGTGCGCTCGCGCGTCGTCGTAGGACTTGCCGCCGTACCTGAACGTTGCCTTGCCCTCGTAGAACTCCGCGATCGCTTCCTTCTCCCAGTTTTTGACCGACGCACTCTGACGGGTGTGGACGTACTCGTGGATCATGGTCGAGGGGTCGGACTTGAACCAGAACCTGTTGCTGCCCGCTAATCCACCCGGACCGTTCACGTCGCCCGGGACGCCGAACCCGGTCACGTTCATGGTCGTACCGACCTCGAAGTCCTCAGACATCGTCGTCAGCGCCTCCAGCAGCTGCTGGGGCGGTTCCTCGATGTCCGCATGATCCGCAACGACGAGGGTGATGGTCTGCTTCGTGGTCGTCTCGCTCACTCGCTCGTGGGGACCGAGGTAGACGTACCCACCCCCGACTGTCACGTCGGTGGTCGCGGTCCGGTTTCTCACGGCCAACACGTGGCTTCGTTCGTCGTGGTTCAGATCGTCGAAGAACGCCCAGTCGGCGGTGATCCCCCGACTATCCTTATTCAGGTCGATCTGTTTCTGGATAGTTACCGACGCCTGCTCGGTCGCTGCATCGGCGGTGACGGTTTCACCGTCGACCGACAGGCCGGTCGTGTCGGTGATCGTGACGGACGAGCTGTCCAGCTCCGAGAGTATCGCCTCGAAGTCGCCGGCAGCGCCGAGGTCGTACGCGACCGTCATCTCGACCGTTTCGGGTTCCGACGGCAGGAGGTCGTACGCCTCGGTGATCGAAACCTCCGATCCGAGGACATTGAAGCTGCCGGCGAGAACGCCGTTGACCCGAAGGGAGGTCCAGTTTACCTGCGGCTCGTCGTAGGTCGTCGCGAGCGTCACTGCCCGTTTCGCTCCAGCGTCGACGGTGACGGTCGCGTTATCGAGCGGCTGGTCGCTGTCCTCTTCGGTCAGCACCAGTTCTTTCGTGCCGGCCGCCGAGCCGATGTTCTCGACGGTCGCCTGGACCTCGATCTGTTCCCCGACCATGTAACCTGACTGCCCGTCGGGGAGGGAGGCGTTCACGACGCTGATGTCGGCCTCGTCGGGACGCGTCACGTCGATACTGACGGTCTGGCCGTCGACCGTGATGTTCTGCGTGCCGGCCGATTCGTAGGTTCGTTCGATCGAGGCGGTCCGCGTCCGGTTCGGCAGCACGGCGACCTCCTTCGTCACGGGTTCGTCGAGTCCGTCGCCGGTGAACTCGACGGTGGCGTTGTCGTAGGCGTCGCCGGTGTTGGTGTACTCGGCGGTGACCTCGACTGCGTCGCCCACAGTGATCTCCGTATCGGAGGCCCGAAGGTCGGCCAGTTGAACGTTGGGCTGGCCGTTCTCGACGCAGTCGCGGTTGGTGAAGTCGGCCGTACCGTCACTGTATCCGAGCGCTTGCTCGCAGAGCGTCGTGCCGTCGGCGGTGGTTGCCTCGACGGTCACCGCCATCGGATTGTCGAACCGAAACTCCTTGATGTACTGGTCGACGCCGGATTGACCGGAAAATTCGGCCGAGTCGCCGGTCCGGAGATTCTCGACTGTCACGGTAGTGTCCGTGATCGAACTACCCTGGACGGCCCACTCGACGGTAAGGTTCGTCTCGGCGTTGCGGATAAAGCCGGCTTCCTCACTGTCGTCGGTCACCGAGAGCGTGTCGATGGCCGGCCCATCCGCGGGCGGGGCGACGGTAACCGTGCCGGCGGTCGTGCCGTCGACGGCGACGGTGTACTCGCCCTCGGCGTCGAAGGTCCGATCGAAGGAGACGGTCGTATTCTCCTCGGGCGCGAGCGTGAGCTGCTGGCTATCGACGACGGTCCCGTCGACCAGCAACTCGGCGGTCGTCGTTCCCTCCGCGGTTCCGGTGTTCGCGTAGTCGGCCGCGACGGTGACGACCTCGCCGACGGTCACCGCCTGCTCGGTGAGGGTCACGCCGGTCTGTTCGATGGCGGGCTGGCCACCCTCGCTGCAGTCCTCGAACTCGAGGTTGTCGGTGCCGTCGGCGGGGCCGACGTAGCGCTGACACTGGGTGGGCCCGTCGCCGGTGACGGTCAGTTCGATCTCGTACTGATCGCCGTCGGTGTAGTACTCGACGGGCGATTCCGATCCCGACGCGCCGGAATACTCCGCGACGACCGAGTCGGTGTCGAGATTCGTGACGGTAACCTGGACCGTGTCACCGGACTCGGCGTCGACCGTCCAGTCGATACTGAACTGCGCGTAGCCGTAGTACCCGGTGTAACTCTCGTCGACGACCTCGAAGGTCTCGATCGGTCCGGTCGTCGACGAGGCCACGTCTTCCTGGGCAGTGGACTGGCCGAGGTCGACATCGGCGAGACCGACGCCGACGAACCCCGTCATCAGTACTGTGCCGGTCAACAGCAGTATTGCAATGCCGTATATCCTGTCTCTATTAGTCTTCATCCATCGAGAATTCTAATTAGAACTAACTTAAGTGGAAGGTTTTTTGATTGTTTTGGGAGATAATATCATGGGCCAACGACCCCCACGAGTGCAGCACTGAGGAGAGACGAGTACGGAGCGAATTTCGGCGTCATCAGGCAGCGGAGAACCGACCGAAAGCGGCGTACATCCTCGTCGAACGTATCGAGTCCCTTACTTTCATAGTCACTACTCCGATAACAAAATCATCATTTAAACGAGAGGTTTGTTTATTTCCCACTATTGGAACAAATAGAGAGGAGTGCGAAAACTCGGGCGGGCGCCGCCCGACGGGACGTATGCGGGGGAGCGACGGCGGGACGTTCGCCGCTCCACGCAGGCGGAGTCGGAAGGCCGACGATCAGTGACGAGCGAGGACACCGACTGGAATCCGGCGGGCCGGTCGGATTCTGAGACGTGATCCTCGTACAGACCGTCGACGGGACTGACTACGGGTACCGATCGGAGACCCCGGAACCGTCCGCCCGATCGCGTGGCTGGACCCAGCCGTATCGCCTCCCGATCCGACCGACGACTG
Coding sequences within it:
- the pyrE gene encoding orotate phosphoribosyltransferase, yielding MTDQDLIDALRDAEAVEFGEFELSHGGTSEYYVDKYRFETDPACLSAIANAFADRLDADDTLGGVALGGVPLAAATSVAADVPYVIARKQRKEYGTGNLIEGRLEEGESVVVVEDIVTTGTSLVEAVEALREAGATVERALVVVDREEGGREAVEEAGVEMEALVTASELLADADRQ
- a CDS encoding CARDB domain-containing protein; amino-acid sequence: MTGFVGVGLADVDLGQSTAQEDVASSTTGPIETFEVVDESYTGYYGYAQFSIDWTVDAESGDTVQVTVTNLDTDSVVAEYSGASGSESPVEYYTDGDQYEIELTVTGDGPTQCQRYVGPADGTDNLEFEDCSEGGQPAIEQTGVTLTEQAVTVGEVVTVAADYANTGTAEGTTTAELLVDGTVVDSQQLTLAPEENTTVSFDRTFDAEGEYTVAVDGTTAGTVTVAPPADGPAIDTLSVTDDSEEAGFIRNAETNLTVEWAVQGSSITDTTVTVENLRTGDSAEFSGQSGVDQYIKEFRFDNPMAVTVEATTADGTTLCEQALGYSDGTADFTNRDCVENGQPNVQLADLRASDTEITVGDAVEVTAEYTNTGDAYDNATVEFTGDGLDEPVTKEVAVLPNRTRTASIERTYESAGTQNITVDGQTVSIDVTRPDEADISVVNASLPDGQSGYMVGEQIEVQATVENIGSAAGTKELVLTEEDSDQPLDNATVTVDAGAKRAVTLATTYDEPQVNWTSLRVNGVLAGSFNVLGSEVSITEAYDLLPSEPETVEMTVAYDLGAAGDFEAILSELDSSSVTITDTTGLSVDGETVTADAATEQASVTIQKQIDLNKDSRGITADWAFFDDLNHDERSHVLAVRNRTATTDVTVGGGYVYLGPHERVSETTTKQTITLVVADHADIEEPPQQLLEALTTMSEDFEVGTTMNVTGFGVPGDVNGPGGLAGSNRFWFKSDPSTMIHEYVHTRQSASVKNWEKEAIAEFYEGKATFRYGGKSYDDARAHNPGNPVDLVNGEWSGIGGPDYTHGSDVINAIDSRVIEATDGQRSFEDVFARLNDGENLTAAYEAVTGESLDNFYATYVEGENRPAYDNNPEKYDFTQTETVSGTLPQVAVDSGVVFTSSVWEPFVQFNASNLHPETGLIDSDPIFGVHSYTYPNATTWSTDVVTGVQNSIFDRKTGWNNYSVGFLQEASGGESFPRDGIPDLHALGTAEAPGQLPTDAEPVTIDVVDENGQPVANRTLAVTVKPALDTDNQRFEVEDQTTTDGEFVPGSQPGLELSGSYQIRYRNTTDSSYRFYNFDTSANGSESVRIVDGGVEQPMESSVGQSTIRLFGTIVPNASVAPGDEVTVEALYTDADESGSIPVYVDGQQVDTIDVQGPVSSGTTAAVTLTLDNPGERSIRVGDGPAQTVTVEGDVGDAPSIETFEVTDESTTGTYGYAEFGIDWAVADAQSATVTVTNLDTGSIMAEFSATSGSESPYEYYADGDEYEIELTATAADGSQVCERFVGPADGSTATLQRQACSSSTAGLALTGPATLRGPA
- the thrS gene encoding threonine--tRNA ligase; this translates as MSASDSQPQIAVVLPDGSELSVDPGATVEDCAYEIGPGLGRDTVAGKLDGELVAKEEPVYDGAALEIVTEGSDEYLRVMRHSAAHALAQAVERRFGEDVQLAIGPPTDDGFYYDFDELDVDEDDLPELEAEIEKIVDADYDIEREEVSIAAAEERLADEPYKLELLEELADEGETVTFYRQGEWEDLCAGPHVDSTGEIGAVKLLEIAGAYWRGDEDNPMQTRIYGTAFESESDLEDFLERREEAKERDHRKIGREMDLFSIQDVTGPGLPLYHPPGKRILRELSGFVEELNEDAGYEYVETPHLFKTDLWKQSGHYDNYREDMFVFELGDDEFGLKPMNCPGHASIFEDHSWSYRDLPVRYAENGKVYRKEQRGELSGLSRVWAFTIDDGHLFVRPDQIEAEVEAIMDAIDEVLSTFDLEYEVALATRPEKSVGSDEIWERAESQLESVLERRKMDYDLEAGDGAFYGPKIDFAFEDAIGRSWDGPTVQLDFNMPERFDLSYVGEDNEEHRPVMIHRALYGSYERFFMMLIEHYEGNFPFWLAPEQVRVLPISDDNLGYAHRVANEFEEFRVEVDHSDATLGRKIRAAHDDRVPYQIIVGDDEAAEGTISVRDRFEDQEEDVAIEDFRSHLVGERDEKRTEPDFLQD